A DNA window from Allokutzneria albata contains the following coding sequences:
- a CDS encoding DUF3224 domain-containing protein has product MRASATFTVAAFVPTDLPAPAVSTGVPVGVATMEKKFEGEVSGRAATLFTSAYDHATGVGTYVAMESFEGTVNGRSGAFNFAHSATTTGSDRSGEYFVIVPGSGTGELAGITGTGGLTVEEDGTHRVWLDYELG; this is encoded by the coding sequence ATGAGAGCCTCCGCAACGTTCACCGTCGCAGCGTTCGTGCCCACCGATCTCCCGGCCCCCGCCGTCTCCACCGGAGTGCCGGTGGGGGTCGCCACCATGGAGAAGAAGTTCGAGGGGGAGGTCAGCGGTCGTGCGGCGACCCTGTTCACCTCCGCCTACGACCACGCGACCGGCGTGGGCACCTACGTGGCCATGGAGTCCTTCGAGGGCACGGTGAACGGGCGCTCCGGCGCGTTCAACTTCGCGCACTCCGCGACCACGACCGGCAGTGATCGCTCCGGCGAGTACTTCGTCATCGTGCCCGGCAGCGGTACCGGTGAACTGGCGGGCATCACCGGTACCGGCGGGCTGACCGTGGAGGAGGACGGCACGCACCGCGTGTGGCTGGACTACGAACTGGGCTGA
- a CDS encoding SDR family NAD(P)-dependent oxidoreductase, translating to MTTAVITGAASGIGLALAEALHAKGTRLVLADVDADGLTIATDRLRATGVVADVADPAAMTALADQAPQARLICLNAGIVGSAVGAPWEVPPEDWDRVFAVNVGGVVNGLRAFVPRLLAAGEPAHVLVTASLAGLTVFPVGGAYSPSKHAVVALVQHAALVLADTPVRISMICPALVETGMSPIGVPASSVATDALKAMDEGVFAVVPEEWHAAVVDRAQRVVAGLPPTMPGT from the coding sequence ATGACAACCGCAGTGATCACCGGGGCCGCCAGTGGGATCGGCCTGGCACTGGCCGAGGCCTTGCACGCCAAGGGAACCCGGCTCGTGCTGGCCGACGTGGACGCCGATGGGCTCACGATCGCCACCGACCGGCTCCGCGCCACCGGCGTGGTGGCCGACGTCGCCGACCCGGCCGCGATGACCGCGCTCGCCGACCAGGCCCCGCAGGCGCGCCTGATCTGCCTCAACGCCGGGATCGTCGGATCCGCGGTCGGTGCGCCCTGGGAGGTTCCGCCCGAGGACTGGGACCGCGTGTTCGCCGTCAACGTCGGCGGGGTCGTCAACGGGCTCCGCGCCTTCGTGCCCCGGTTGCTCGCCGCGGGCGAACCGGCCCACGTGCTCGTCACCGCGTCCCTGGCCGGACTCACCGTCTTCCCCGTGGGCGGCGCCTACTCACCGTCCAAGCACGCGGTCGTCGCGCTCGTGCAACACGCCGCGCTGGTGCTTGCCGACACCCCGGTGCGGATCAGCATGATCTGCCCAGCCCTGGTCGAGACCGGCATGTCGCCGATCGGAGTCCCCGCGTCCAGCGTCGCGACCGATGCCCTCAAGGCCATGGACGAGGGCGTCTTCGCCGTGGTACCCGAGGAGTGGCACGCCGCCGTCGTCGACCGTGCCCAGCGCGTCGTCGCGGGGCTGCCCCCGACGATGCCCGGCACCTGA
- a CDS encoding GNAT family N-acetyltransferase, translating to MITQLSGVTGAKVRLRAVAPADGRTLRGFDRDATRVGGYRHWAAHRADSGGEDVQFAIETLRSRMLVGSMWTVPAGDRFSYGIGIGAQHRRCGYAGDAITALLGFMFERCGYDSCEVSIHGGNMASLSLHAILGFREEDRLRDTEVLRGRINYLVLMRITAAEFSAPKTTSHRGRHCRPRRGRHWQAS from the coding sequence ATGATCACGCAGCTGTCCGGCGTCACCGGTGCCAAGGTCCGGCTCCGCGCGGTCGCCCCGGCCGACGGGCGCACCCTGCGCGGGTTCGACCGGGACGCGACGCGGGTCGGCGGCTACCGGCACTGGGCGGCGCACCGGGCGGACTCCGGGGGCGAGGACGTCCAGTTCGCGATCGAGACGCTGCGCAGCCGGATGCTGGTCGGCTCGATGTGGACCGTCCCGGCAGGGGACCGGTTCAGCTACGGCATCGGGATCGGCGCGCAGCACCGGCGCTGCGGCTACGCCGGTGACGCGATCACGGCGCTGCTCGGGTTCATGTTCGAGCGGTGTGGCTACGACTCGTGCGAGGTCAGCATCCACGGCGGCAACATGGCCTCGCTGTCGCTGCACGCGATCCTCGGGTTCCGCGAGGAGGACCGCCTGCGCGACACCGAGGTGCTGCGCGGGCGGATCAACTACCTCGTGCTGATGCGGATCACCGCTGCGGAGTTCTCCGCCCCCAAGACCACCTCGCACCGAGGGCGGCACTGTCGGCCCCGGCGCGGCAGGCACTGGCAGGCGAGCTGA
- a CDS encoding STAS domain-containing protein, whose protein sequence is MSVDPLTVTARAEDDRWLVAFSGPVDLATRAPFTAALDRAAERGERAVVLDLTAVTFMGSTALWGLVRLHQRLREQNRDLRLVAAHDAVLLPLRVTGLDAEFAVTAP, encoded by the coding sequence GTGTCAGTCGACCCGCTCACCGTCACCGCCCGTGCCGAGGACGACCGCTGGCTCGTCGCCTTCTCCGGTCCGGTGGACCTGGCGACCCGCGCCCCCTTCACCGCCGCGCTCGACCGGGCCGCCGAACGCGGCGAGCGCGCGGTGGTGCTCGACCTGACCGCGGTGACCTTCATGGGCTCGACCGCGCTGTGGGGCCTGGTGCGGCTGCACCAGCGGTTGCGGGAGCAGAACCGCGACCTGCGGCTGGTGGCCGCGCACGACGCCGTCCTGCTCCCGCTGCGGGTGACCGGACTGGACGCCGAGTTCGCCGTCACAGCCCCTTGA
- a CDS encoding SDR family NAD(P)-dependent oxidoreductase: MDLKLDNKVAIVTGASKGIGLAVTRTLLAEGARVVATSRRTSPELDALADDRLVHVPADLMDPEAPARVIAEAVRLHGGVDVLVNNAGGPPPGVSLPRSSFVDASDADWRAMFEFNLFSAVRAIRAVLPVMLERGGGSIVNVSSGNARQPSPINVDYGAAKAGMNNLTKVLSEEFGPRGIRVNTVSPGPVRTAWWTEEGRVADTIAAQAGTDRDTVMDSLVPEMMRLSTGRLADPQEVADAVVLLASPRSASTTGAEFAVDSGFLKGL; this comes from the coding sequence ATGGATCTCAAGCTCGACAACAAGGTCGCCATCGTCACGGGCGCGTCGAAGGGCATCGGTCTCGCGGTCACCAGGACGCTGCTGGCCGAAGGCGCCAGGGTGGTCGCGACGTCCCGGCGCACCAGCCCTGAGCTGGACGCGCTCGCCGACGACCGCCTGGTGCACGTGCCCGCCGACCTGATGGACCCGGAGGCGCCCGCCCGCGTGATCGCCGAGGCGGTCCGGCTGCACGGCGGGGTGGACGTGCTGGTGAACAACGCCGGTGGGCCGCCGCCCGGGGTGTCGCTGCCGCGTTCGTCTTTTGTGGACGCCTCCGACGCGGACTGGCGGGCGATGTTCGAGTTCAACCTGTTCTCGGCAGTGCGGGCGATCCGTGCGGTGCTCCCGGTGATGCTGGAGCGCGGGGGCGGTTCGATCGTCAACGTCTCCTCGGGCAACGCGCGCCAGCCGTCGCCGATCAACGTCGACTACGGCGCGGCGAAGGCGGGGATGAACAACCTGACCAAGGTGCTCTCCGAGGAGTTCGGGCCGCGGGGCATCCGGGTCAACACAGTCTCCCCGGGACCGGTGCGGACCGCGTGGTGGACGGAGGAGGGCCGTGTCGCCGACACCATCGCGGCCCAGGCGGGCACCGATCGCGACACCGTGATGGACAGCCTGGTGCCGGAGATGATGCGGCTGAGCACCGGCAGGCTCGCCGACCCGCAGGAGGTCGCGGACGCGGTGGTGCTGCTGGCCTCCCCGCGGTCGGCGAGCACGACCGGCGCGGAGTTCGCGGTCGACTCCGGCTTCCTCAAGGGGCTGTGA
- a CDS encoding aminopeptidase → MSWSQVAVAAVNGIAPPPGGLVVVRDRCGRPDAVNAVVVELERRGVTAVVDAVPDEVFASILRGAEPELIEHFGTHRAAMLERADGVISLGAQKPDFEGVEPEVLQAFLRAREVMGEVEARRRLPFLVVAVPTSKLAREVGWSMAELDEAVLPAIAADRRELADAIERATAELDGPRWVLESPGCLLTADRDGRELLSDDGHVSEVDRARGATTSNLPAGSVYSTVVEESVRGTVRLQGDVVLTFADGRVTDGPEHLRGERVSHIGIGLNPAARPVGWVINDEHQVGAVFLALGDNRYLGGRNASTLNEDFVVDRGRLGCR, encoded by the coding sequence ATGTCGTGGTCACAGGTGGCCGTCGCCGCGGTCAACGGCATCGCACCGCCACCAGGCGGGCTGGTCGTGGTCCGTGATCGGTGCGGCCGCCCTGACGCCGTGAACGCGGTGGTCGTGGAGCTGGAGCGGCGCGGTGTGACGGCGGTGGTGGACGCAGTCCCGGACGAGGTGTTCGCGAGCATCCTGCGTGGCGCGGAGCCTGAGCTGATCGAGCACTTCGGCACGCATCGGGCGGCGATGCTCGAACGCGCCGATGGCGTGATCTCCCTCGGCGCGCAGAAGCCGGACTTCGAAGGGGTCGAACCCGAGGTGCTTCAGGCGTTTCTGCGCGCGCGGGAGGTCATGGGCGAGGTCGAGGCGCGACGACGGTTGCCGTTCCTCGTCGTGGCCGTGCCGACGTCGAAGCTGGCGCGGGAGGTGGGGTGGTCGATGGCGGAGCTGGACGAGGCAGTACTCCCCGCGATCGCCGCCGACCGGCGGGAGCTGGCCGACGCGATCGAGCGCGCCACCGCCGAGCTGGACGGGCCGCGGTGGGTGCTGGAGTCACCGGGCTGCCTGCTCACGGCCGACCGGGATGGCCGGGAACTGCTCTCCGACGACGGACACGTGTCCGAAGTGGACAGAGCGCGGGGTGCGACGACGAGCAACCTGCCCGCCGGATCGGTGTACTCGACGGTGGTCGAGGAGTCGGTCCGGGGAACGGTGCGGCTCCAGGGCGACGTCGTGCTGACCTTTGCGGACGGCCGGGTCACGGACGGCCCGGAGCACCTTCGCGGCGAGCGCGTCTCGCACATCGGCATCGGCCTCAACCCCGCCGCGCGACCCGTCGGGTGGGTGATCAACGACGAGCACCAGGTGGGTGCGGTTTTCCTTGCCCTGGGCGACAACCGCTATCTGGGCGGCCGGAACGCGTCGACGCTCAACGAGGACTTCGTGGTCGACCGGGGCCGGCTAGGTTGTCGGTGA
- a CDS encoding MarR family winged helix-turn-helix transcriptional regulator, whose amino-acid sequence MELIRAESLGYQVNLTARVLEQALRERVERYGVVPGQFPALLSLYERDGLTQAELCRQVRVEQPTMAKTLQRMERDGLIRRERHPTDARQVLVFLTERAEELREPLARAGTGVNADAVRGLTEEQVATFMTCLTRITDNLAGPGRPRSPR is encoded by the coding sequence GTGGAGCTGATCCGGGCCGAATCGCTTGGCTACCAGGTCAACCTGACGGCGCGCGTGCTCGAACAGGCCCTGCGCGAGCGGGTCGAGCGCTACGGAGTGGTGCCCGGCCAGTTCCCCGCGCTGCTGTCGCTCTACGAGCGCGACGGCCTGACGCAGGCGGAACTGTGCCGTCAGGTCCGGGTGGAACAGCCCACCATGGCGAAGACCTTGCAGCGGATGGAACGCGACGGCCTGATCCGCCGCGAGCGCCATCCCACCGACGCCCGCCAGGTGCTCGTGTTCCTCACCGAGCGCGCCGAGGAGTTGCGGGAACCGTTGGCCCGCGCGGGAACCGGGGTCAACGCGGACGCGGTGCGCGGTCTGACCGAGGAACAGGTCGCGACGTTCATGACCTGCCTGACCCGGATCACCGACAACCTAGCCGGCCCCGGTCGACCACGAAGTCCTCGTTGA
- a CDS encoding NmrA family NAD(P)-binding protein: protein MRILVVGATGKVGRHVVAQLDGVEVCALVRSEVPLPAGVRAVRGDLTRPETLDVSADAVFLMWPFDSADGVRDVLAALKGRVVYLSSAGVEVATDAINVVHAEVEREIERSGLDWTFLRAGGFAGGTLDWGEQIRAGDVVRDSFGSASRSLIHEADIAAVAVRALTEPGHEGVKYVLTGPESLTQREQVRIIGEELGRPLRFVEIPREQVLKEMVDGGIPERAAEEILSAYAAMGEASQPVYSTVEDVTGVPARTYREWVRDHLHEFAG from the coding sequence ATGAGGATTCTCGTGGTGGGAGCGACAGGCAAGGTCGGCAGGCACGTCGTGGCTCAGTTGGACGGCGTGGAGGTCTGTGCCCTCGTGCGCTCCGAGGTGCCCCTTCCCGCTGGGGTCCGAGCCGTTCGCGGCGATCTCACCAGGCCGGAGACGCTCGACGTCAGTGCTGACGCAGTGTTCTTGATGTGGCCCTTCGACTCCGCGGACGGGGTGCGCGACGTGCTGGCAGCCCTGAAGGGGCGGGTCGTCTACCTGTCCTCCGCCGGAGTTGAGGTCGCGACGGATGCGATCAACGTCGTCCATGCCGAAGTGGAGCGGGAGATCGAGCGCTCCGGGCTGGACTGGACCTTCCTGCGGGCGGGCGGCTTCGCCGGTGGCACTCTGGATTGGGGCGAGCAGATCCGCGCGGGCGATGTCGTGCGCGACTCCTTCGGCTCGGCGTCGCGATCGCTGATCCACGAGGCGGATATCGCCGCGGTAGCGGTCCGTGCGCTCACCGAGCCGGGGCATGAGGGGGTGAAGTACGTGCTGACCGGGCCTGAGTCGCTGACGCAGCGCGAGCAGGTCCGGATCATCGGCGAGGAACTGGGGCGTCCGCTGCGCTTCGTGGAGATCCCGCGGGAGCAGGTGCTCAAGGAGATGGTGGACGGCGGGATCCCGGAGCGCGCCGCTGAGGAGATCTTGAGCGCCTACGCCGCCATGGGTGAGGCGTCGCAGCCGGTGTACAGCACGGTGGAAGACGTCACGGGTGTCCCCGCGCGCACGTACCGGGAGTGGGTGCGTGACCACCTCCACGAGTTCGCCGGTTGA
- a CDS encoding TetR/AcrR family transcriptional regulator — protein sequence MAEVIWSRPERTQPHLSRSKITAAAIALADERGVDALSMRQLAAELGCGTMSLYRHVRTKDELLDLMVDAVVGEGRADLRPTGDWRADLRRIAHAEREVALRHPWVPRLMATRSFLGPNVVAAIESALSSVDGRGLGTAEMVRVIDTVTAFVHGFQNSLPRLEDVHYLKSLVDSGEHPRFARMVEESDSHSDRDAAFEWQLERVLDGLATVLG from the coding sequence GTGGCCGAGGTGATCTGGTCGCGTCCCGAGCGGACGCAACCGCACCTGTCCCGCTCGAAGATCACTGCGGCCGCGATCGCGCTGGCCGACGAACGCGGGGTGGACGCGCTGTCCATGCGGCAGCTCGCCGCGGAGCTGGGCTGCGGCACCATGTCGCTCTACCGGCACGTGCGCACGAAGGACGAGCTGCTGGACCTGATGGTCGACGCGGTGGTCGGCGAGGGCCGCGCGGACCTCCGGCCCACCGGGGACTGGCGGGCCGACCTGCGCCGGATCGCGCACGCCGAACGGGAGGTCGCGCTGCGCCACCCCTGGGTGCCCCGGCTGATGGCCACGCGCTCGTTCCTCGGGCCGAACGTGGTGGCGGCCATCGAGTCCGCATTGTCCTCTGTGGACGGTCGAGGGCTCGGCACCGCGGAGATGGTGCGAGTGATCGACACGGTCACCGCGTTCGTGCACGGGTTCCAGAACTCGTTGCCGCGCCTGGAGGACGTGCACTACCTGAAGAGCCTGGTGGACAGCGGCGAGCACCCGCGCTTCGCCCGGATGGTCGAGGAGAGCGACAGCCACTCCGATCGGGACGCGGCGTTCGAGTGGCAGCTGGAGCGGGTGCTGGACGGACTGGCCACCGTGCTCGGCTGA
- a CDS encoding GNAT family N-acetyltransferase, translating to MEIRTTTDQDHDVFVNTLHIPFGRFPDTPNAEGGGVWWAALEMDRNLMAVADGRPVGTAGSYSFELTLPGEVVIPAAGVTCVGVLPSHRRQGVLSAMMRYQLADLRARGEAIAVLLASESVIYGRFGYGPATYTQRLTVPRHRAAFAPSRAEAAASGSIELLPRAECWKILEEVYDRYRRAQPGALSRPHRWWEVGAGQPPISSFPRRVAIHRDADGVPDGYASYSLTEPDTLTVDEIITADDATYSALARFALGHDLVTKVVLKHIPLEHPLRWQFADFSAPQVSDHTEWLWVRLLDVPRALTTRGWLTDGELVLDVDDPFLGEHNRYLLTIRDNKAECVRTDREPDLSLDVRDLGAIYLSGTTPSTLVRAGHIRAHHAEAAKHADTLFRADRAPHCLHWF from the coding sequence ATGGAGATCCGTACGACCACTGATCAGGACCACGACGTCTTCGTCAACACGCTGCACATCCCGTTCGGACGCTTCCCGGACACGCCCAACGCGGAAGGCGGCGGGGTCTGGTGGGCGGCCCTGGAGATGGACCGCAATCTGATGGCCGTGGCGGACGGGCGTCCCGTGGGCACCGCGGGCTCGTACTCCTTCGAGCTGACCCTGCCCGGCGAGGTGGTCATCCCGGCCGCGGGCGTGACGTGCGTCGGCGTGCTGCCCTCGCACCGCCGCCAAGGCGTGCTCAGCGCGATGATGCGCTACCAGCTCGCCGACCTCCGAGCCCGGGGCGAGGCGATCGCCGTGCTGCTGGCCTCCGAGTCGGTGATCTACGGCAGGTTCGGCTACGGCCCGGCGACGTACACCCAGCGGCTGACCGTGCCGCGCCACCGGGCTGCCTTCGCCCCGTCGAGGGCCGAGGCCGCGGCGAGCGGTTCGATCGAGCTGCTGCCACGTGCGGAGTGCTGGAAGATCCTGGAAGAGGTCTACGACCGCTACCGCCGCGCCCAGCCCGGCGCGCTGTCCCGGCCGCACCGCTGGTGGGAGGTCGGCGCGGGCCAGCCCCCGATCTCATCGTTCCCGCGCCGCGTCGCCATCCACCGCGATGCCGACGGTGTCCCGGACGGCTACGCCAGCTACTCGCTCACCGAGCCCGACACGTTGACCGTCGACGAGATCATCACCGCGGACGACGCCACGTACAGCGCCCTGGCCCGGTTCGCGCTCGGACACGACCTCGTCACCAAGGTCGTCTTGAAGCACATCCCGCTGGAGCACCCACTGCGCTGGCAGTTCGCGGACTTCAGCGCGCCTCAGGTGAGCGACCACACCGAATGGCTCTGGGTGCGGCTGCTCGACGTCCCGCGCGCGCTGACCACTCGTGGCTGGCTCACCGACGGCGAGCTGGTCCTCGACGTCGACGATCCGTTCCTCGGTGAGCACAACCGGTACTTGCTGACCATTCGCGACAACAAGGCCGAATGCGTCCGGACCGACCGCGAACCCGACCTGTCGCTGGACGTGCGCGACCTGGGCGCGATCTACCTCAGTGGCACCACCCCGAGCACGCTCGTGCGCGCCGGGCACATCCGGGCTCACCACGCGGAGGCGGCGAAGCACGCCGACACGCTCTTCCGCGCCGACCGCGCGCCGCACTGCCTGCACTGGTTCTGA
- a CDS encoding cytochrome P450, with protein sequence MVAELDPVPYPFPRAELTAPAPAYRRLRRERPVCRIRLPSGDLAWLVTRYDDARFVLADPRFSKRALLDGGAARTRRGELLSGLLFTTDPPEHTALRARLTGALTPRRIAALRPVVVGLAERLVDDLEPGDDLMSVFVEPLAMSVICALLGVSVDEHRRYARWAETVLSIARFSDDEVSRAQRELLDNVHAQLRTASGEGLIAALAADSPDDMAVVKLVATLLVTGYETMVAGIGCAVLTLLVHCGQMRAVDPALLEELLRFATFGDALRSRRAIADVELGGVLIRDGDVVMVSIASANRDEDAFSEPERFDPERERVRHLSFGHGPHFCVGAALARLELEVALEVLGRRLPTLSLAAPAEEIRLRFGSAEAPPESLPITW encoded by the coding sequence GTGGTTGCCGAGCTGGACCCGGTGCCCTACCCCTTCCCCAGAGCTGAGCTGACCGCCCCGGCACCGGCTTACCGGCGGCTGCGCCGCGAGCGCCCGGTGTGCCGGATCCGCCTGCCCAGCGGGGATCTGGCGTGGCTGGTCACCCGCTACGACGACGCGCGGTTCGTGCTGGCCGATCCGCGCTTCAGCAAACGGGCACTGCTCGACGGCGGCGCGGCGCGGACCCGGCGCGGTGAGCTGCTGTCAGGACTGCTGTTCACCACCGATCCGCCCGAGCACACGGCGCTGCGGGCGCGGCTGACCGGGGCGTTGACCCCGCGCCGGATCGCCGCGCTGCGCCCGGTGGTCGTCGGGCTGGCGGAGCGGCTGGTCGACGACCTCGAACCCGGCGACGACCTGATGTCGGTGTTCGTGGAGCCGCTGGCGATGTCGGTGATCTGCGCTCTGCTGGGCGTTTCCGTCGACGAACACCGCCGCTACGCGCGGTGGGCGGAGACGGTGCTGTCGATTGCCCGCTTCTCCGACGACGAGGTCTCGCGCGCGCAACGGGAGTTGCTGGACAACGTCCACGCCCAGCTGCGCACGGCCTCCGGGGAGGGGTTGATCGCGGCGCTGGCCGCCGATTCCCCCGACGACATGGCGGTGGTGAAGCTGGTGGCGACGCTGCTGGTCACCGGCTACGAGACGATGGTCGCGGGGATCGGCTGCGCGGTGCTCACCTTGCTTGTCCATTGTGGACAGATGCGGGCGGTGGACCCGGCGCTGCTGGAGGAGTTGCTGCGCTTCGCCACCTTCGGCGACGCCCTGCGCTCGCGGCGGGCGATCGCCGACGTCGAGCTGGGCGGAGTGCTCATCCGCGACGGCGACGTCGTCATGGTGTCGATCGCCTCGGCCAACCGCGACGAGGACGCCTTCTCCGAGCCCGAGCGCTTCGACCCGGAGCGCGAACGGGTGCGGCACCTGTCTTTCGGCCACGGCCCGCACTTCTGCGTCGGTGCCGCGCTCGCCCGGCTCGAACTCGAAGTCGCGCTCGAAGTGCTGGGCCGCCGCTTGCCGACGCTGAGCCTGGCCGCGCCCGCCGAGGAGATCCGGCTCCGGTTCGGCTCCGCTGAAGCACCCCCGGAGTCGCTGCCGATCACCTGGTGA
- a CDS encoding helix-turn-helix transcriptional regulator translates to MTVVAREIAGEGVGRVPAELPKRWSPAPLSRQVDLYKPLFERSGMCMANLDPELRVRDANADFFRQFGRRSATVHGRRFQDFLHPSVESNLRRQLTRLVDGQRTSFGDRMVAMRPDGSVFAGELTGIAAHAPDGRVGAVVVVIRPEAEDRQEARPAPDQAKILTDLDARILEGVAAGVSAVEMASRLYLSRQGVEYHVSTMFRKLGVSNRPALVSKAYSLGILSVGCWPPRVLPEYVK, encoded by the coding sequence ATGACTGTCGTGGCAAGAGAGATCGCCGGAGAAGGCGTTGGACGAGTCCCCGCTGAGCTGCCCAAGCGTTGGTCGCCCGCGCCGCTGTCGCGCCAGGTCGACCTGTACAAGCCGCTTTTCGAGCGCTCCGGGATGTGCATGGCCAACCTCGACCCGGAATTGCGGGTCCGGGACGCCAACGCCGATTTCTTCCGGCAGTTCGGCAGGCGTTCGGCCACCGTGCACGGCCGCCGCTTCCAGGACTTCCTGCACCCGAGCGTGGAGTCCAACCTGCGCCGCCAGCTGACCAGGCTGGTCGACGGGCAGCGGACCAGCTTCGGTGACCGGATGGTGGCGATGCGCCCGGACGGCAGCGTCTTCGCCGGTGAGCTGACCGGAATCGCCGCGCACGCCCCGGACGGGCGGGTCGGCGCGGTGGTCGTGGTGATCCGCCCGGAGGCCGAGGACCGCCAGGAGGCGCGGCCCGCCCCGGACCAGGCCAAGATCCTCACCGATCTGGACGCCAGGATCCTGGAGGGCGTCGCGGCGGGCGTGTCCGCGGTCGAGATGGCGTCGCGGCTCTACCTGAGCAGGCAGGGCGTGGAATACCACGTCAGCACGATGTTCCGGAAGCTCGGCGTGTCGAACCGGCCGGCTCTGGTCTCCAAGGCGTACTCCCTGGGAATTCTCAGTGTCGGTTGCTGGCCGCCGAGGGTGCTCCCGGAATACGTTAAGTAA